A single window of Anomaloglossus baeobatrachus isolate aAnoBae1 chromosome 5, aAnoBae1.hap1, whole genome shotgun sequence DNA harbors:
- the LOC142309959 gene encoding bone marrow proteoglycan-like: MLHLVLLLLVGTIFAEKPDDCPQDHEENTIVPGIKEDKCDMPEIIENSPLDDCQMDRCKNASLDATSVGLKCGTKHGDKCRSKGTCAYRIISCPRTFPQAQAFCRCHRGSLSSIHNHCVNSYVRLLAQRTFGNRFGFVWIGVYKNCNSNQYVNADGSRLNYTKWAYGYPKRCGTWCTALNLANGQWYNFNCCYRLPFVCTY, from the exons ATGTTGCATCTCGTGCTCCTGCTCCTAGTGGGGACCATCTTTGCTGAAAAGCCAG ATGATTGTCCCCAGGACCATGAAGAAAATACAATTGTTCCAGGCATCAAAGAGGATAAATGTGACATGCCAGAGATTATTGAAAATTCTCCTCTAGATGACTGCCAGATGGATAGATGCAAGAATGCCTCATTGGATGCAACTAGCGTGGGACTAAAGTGTGGAACTAAACATGGCGATAAGTGTCGTAGTAAAGGAACTTGTGCCTATCGTATTATCTCATGTCCGAGGACCTTTCCACAAGCTCAG GCATTTTGTCGATGTCACCGTGGAAGTTTAAGCTCCATACACAACCACTGCGTTAATAGTTATGTGAGACTTCTGGCTCAAAGGACCTTTGGTAACCGGTTTGGATTTGTGTGGATTGGTGTCTACAAAAATTGCAAT AGTAATCAATATGTAAATGCAGATGGGAGTAGATTAAACTATACCAAGTGGGCTTATGGCTACCCAAAAAGGTGTGGAACCTGGTGCACTGCTCTTAATTTGGCAA ATGGCCAGTGGTATAATTTCAACTGCTGCTATCGGCTGCCTTTTGTCTGCACCTATTAA